TATATTTGAAGATGAGGCACTGAAAACATTCAAGAAGTTGAAACGCCTGTTGGAAATTGTAAGCAAATTTATTAAGCTCCCTTATGATGTAAGCGGATATAAATTAGAACCGGGCTTCTTTTTCCATGGCGCGCCAACAGCTCTCTTTATTATTTCGGATGATGATGTGGACGCCTCACTTGCATCCATGAGTATGGAATTAATGGCTGAGTCGATGGGGCTTGGTACGCTATATGTGGGCTTTTTTGCAGTGGCCGCAAAGCGAAGCAAAAGGATTAGAAAAGAACTTGGCCTTACCAAAAAAGAAAACGTGGTAACCTGTCTTGCAATGGGATATCCCGATGTTAAATATATGCGGACGGTTCCCAGAAAAAAAGCTGAAATTGAGTGGAGATAAAAGCAACTATAAAGGCAGCTATATAAGAATAATTGGAGGTAATTTTATGCGCAGTGCAATAGAAAATAGAGTTTCACGGAGAAAGTTTGAAAAGGAACCGATTGCAGATTGGGAAAAAGAAAATATTATTTCGCTTATTAACCGATTAAATGATACATCTGGTTTAACAATGGCATTCATAGAGGACGGAAGCGGTGCCTTTCAGAAATTAAGAAAAAGCTATGGGTTATTTACCAATGTACGTTCTCTTATATTGATGAAAGGCAAGAAAGACGATAAAGATTTGAAAGAAAAGATTGGATATTACGGAGAAGATTTAGTTCTTGCTATAACTGATTTAGGTCTTGGAACATGTTGGGTTGGAGGCACCTTTGACAAGGATGAATTAACTATTGATAGCAGCGAGGAATTGGCTTGTGTTGTAGTCGTAGGTAAAGTGGCGGCTCCTTCCCTAACAGAAAAAATGGTACGCTCAGCTATACATAGAAAAATAAAGGGTATGGAAGAACGAATCATAAGCGATCAGCCTTTGCCTCAATGGGTGCAAAACGGAATGAAAGCTGTACTGTTTGCTCCAAGTGCTAAAAACACACAAAAAGTAATGTTTAAGTATGAGAACAATATCTTAAGCGCTCAAATCGCGGATGACTACTCAATGGATCTGATTGATTTAGGTATTGCAAAGAAGCATTTCGAGATAGAAGCAAAAGGAAAGTTTGAATTTGGAAATGGCGGTATTTTTCATTTAAAATAAATAAGAACGGCCTCTAAGAAAAATGCCCCTGAGATTTTGATATTCAGCTCCTAAACTCGAAGAACAAATTTCTATTAAAAAGAAAAATAATAAAAAGGAACGAAAATATCGGTTTCTGTTGAAAGGCTGCGAAGATTAAAATACCCAGTACGCTGGGGATTTTAATCTTCGCAGCCTTTATCTTTACTAAATTAGATATCAAAAAAGGAAGAAAATAAAAGCGTAAGGGAGACAGATATACTTAATCGAAAGTATATCTGTAAATATCGCTCATAATTTCACGATTCCAAGTTTTATGCTGTGGATGAATTCGGTTTTAGTGACGTTTCAGATGCTGTGTATAT
This is a stretch of genomic DNA from Anaeropeptidivorans aminofermentans. It encodes these proteins:
- a CDS encoding nitroreductase family protein, which codes for MRSAIENRVSRRKFEKEPIADWEKENIISLINRLNDTSGLTMAFIEDGSGAFQKLRKSYGLFTNVRSLILMKGKKDDKDLKEKIGYYGEDLVLAITDLGLGTCWVGGTFDKDELTIDSSEELACVVVVGKVAAPSLTEKMVRSAIHRKIKGMEERIISDQPLPQWVQNGMKAVLFAPSAKNTQKVMFKYENNILSAQIADDYSMDLIDLGIAKKHFEIEAKGKFEFGNGGIFHLK
- a CDS encoding nitroreductase family protein, coding for MNSTVKIDIEKCIGCGLCCKDCPHHVLVLQNGKAAMLAEKCLECGHCVAICPKDAFIMSGHDMNEVKTYDKNTFGIDEDILLNTIQFRRSVRHYKDTQIEKEVIKKIIEAGRFTPTGSNKQRIRYIVAQKSIPIFEDEALKTFKKLKRLLEIVSKFIKLPYDVSGYKLEPGFFFHGAPTALFIISDDDVDASLASMSMELMAESMGLGTLYVGFFAVAAKRSKRIRKELGLTKKENVVTCLAMGYPDVKYMRTVPRKKAEIEWR